The genomic window CTGGTTGCTGTGGCGTCTAATCCAGATGCTTTCCCGTGCGCAACGCGTTCTGCGTCTTGCGTAATCTCGAATAGTTTTTCATCGCTGGCATTAATACTGTAGTAGTCGAGTATTGCGCGGATCACTGCTCCTGCCGCTGCCGCCGAAGACCCCAATCCTCGCTCTGGCGGAAAATCGCAAGCGGTTTCTATTTGCAATGCTTCGCCCTGCCAATTGGCGAAACGTAATGCCTCTTGTATTGCGGTTTTAATCGACGCGAATCGCGCAGGTGCGCTTCGTAAAAGACCATCAAATCCTAATGCTTTAAGTGTTATGAGGTTTTGCATCTGGCAGCTAAGGTCTTCTGCTGAATCGCATAATTCTGCTCTTTTGCCTTCGTCTGCTGTGGCGCTTGTGTCGTTGAGTGTTCGTGCACTTGTTACTGTTGCGTGCATCTTAAGATTTTGCAGTGGAAGCGCTACTGCGCTGTAGCCATAAACAACCGAGTGTTCGCCAAAAAGAATCACTTTTGCGCAAGTTGTGCCTCTGCCGACGCGATTTTTTGCGCGCGCAACCACGAGCATACTATTGAACTCGTTATTGCGCTCTTTATCACGCTCATTCTTGTGTGCATTCTTGCTCTCGCACGGATTGGATGCGTGGCGATTCGCTAAAGTGTTGCACTCAGTCACTAATCCTCCTTTGCGACACATCTGGCTTACTTGTTGGCACTGCTTAATTGATGCGCGTTTAAGCTTATTTGCCCAACTTTTATAATCTAGTCGCTAAAGCGATTAAACACCACGATTTGCGCTATACGCACACAACACATTCACATTTCCCGAATTTGCGCTCCAATCTACCTTTTCGCTTAAAGCGTAGCGCGAAAAGGTAATTCGGAGCGCTGAGCCGCTCAAACGTAAAGTCCAGTGGACTTTACGTGCGGCGAAGACGTGAGCGCAGCTAACCTGCGCGAGCGACACGACACGTCGTAAACTCGGTACAATCGCACTACATGATTACGCCAAACTAGGTAGAGATTCGAGATTTTTCGCAGCTATCGAAGCGAGCCTCAGCGTCGCTAGATGGTGACTCGCTGAGAGAGCAAGAAAAATCGAGAATCTCGATGATTAAGTGATACGCAATTGTTCAGACTTGTAAGAGGGCTGGGTGATTCTTGGTCGAACAATATAAGAGCGGCAGCCGATACCAAATAATCCAAATGATCAACCACTACAAACAAACCTCAACACAAAAACAAAATCAAAGACAAAACGGAACAACCGCAACTCTAGACTACACGTAATAGGCGGAGCGTTGTGCGAATCGACGACTTCGAGCTGCATAGCGCGCGAGAAGTCACCTCGATTCGCTGAGCCGCTTAAATGTAAAGTCCAGTGGACTTTACATGCGGCGAAGACGTGAGCGCGGCTAATCCGCGCGAGCGCAGAAACACCCAGCCCTCATACAACAGTAAACAGAGAATGTCGCGCAATACCAAGTAAGGAATAGTGCGCAACACCAAATAATTAATGGCTTGAAGAAACTATCCCCAAGCCATTAATCTACACTACGTTGCAGCAGCACACACTGCTACAGATTAAACTAACGAGCCGAATGCTTCCTACGCTTAGACGCAGCACCAGCCACTCCGAGCCCAGCAAACACCGCAGCCAAAGCAGCAAACACCGAGGAACTAGCGCCAGTATTAACACCACTCACGTCACCACGCTTAAGATTCACTCCAGCAGAATTACGCGCTGCGAGCATACCCTCGCGCAAAGCTGCACGCGCAGCACGCAAACGAGCCAACGCCGAATCAACCTGCCCCTGAGTAGCATTCGCGTCCGCTAACACTAAACGAGCGTAATTCAAAGCCGCATTAAACTCACTGACCAAGTTAGAATCAGCCACTACGCCACTAGCATTAGCTGAAACATCACCAAGAGCTTGATCAACCTCAGCCTGCAAAGCACTCTTATCAACAACATTATTAACACTAGTAGTATTCGAATCATTAACACCAACACCAGTATTGTCACCAACACCACTGCCACTATTAATAAGTCTGTTATAAGCATCAATCAACTTTTGCTTAGCATCACGAAGCCTACGAAGAGCCTGATTAACCTGATCCTGAGTAGCATTAGGATCCTTAAGCACACTATCAGCATCATTCAACGCCTGCTGATACTCCGCCAAATCAGCAGCCTTACCAATAATGAACGGAATCGACTTACGGAAATCAGGATCATTGTCAGCCTCAGTGTTCAAATCAGACTTATCGGTCTTGTGTGAATCAGTAAGCTTCTGCTTAGCATCCTGGAGCTTCTTCAAAGCCTCATCAACCTCAGCCTGAGTTGCATTAGGGTTCTTAAGAACTGCATTAGCTTCATCCAATGCGCGCTTATAAGCCTCAGCCTCTGAGCTTCCTGCAGCATTCTGATACTCAGGAGACTTAGTAAAGTCAGAATCCTTACCAGCCTCAGTATTCAAATCAGACTTATCAGTCTTATAGCCTTCAGTAATCTTCTTCTTAGCAGCTTGCAATGCATCTAGAGCATCGTAAAGCTGCTTTTGAGTTGGAACCGTTGTTACGCCTTCTGGAAGCTTGGTCTTCGGCTTGCCAGTAGTACGATCGAAAGCTTTAAGAAGATCCCTAGCAGTCTTTAGCTTCGTGTTATAGTCTTCAAGAGCCTTCTTGGAATCTTCATCACCCTTAGCAGTCGCGTTCTTGAACGCAGGAGTGTTCTCGAACACGTCATCTCTAGTGTCTTTATCTCCATCCTTAGACTTGTCAACTTCTTGCTGAAGCTCAGTAGAACTGGTCTTGTAGTCAGCAAGAATCTTATCCTTGATTTCCTTCAGCTTCTTAAGAGCCTCGTCAACTTCCTTCTGGGTTGGAACATCCTTAGCATCAGACTTTGGTTTATTGTCATCACCGAACTTTTCAAGCAAAGTCCTAGCTTTCTTCAACGCTTCCTTATAAGCAGAGATGTCAGCATTATCTGACTTGCCGTCTTCAGCCTTCTTAGAATCAGCGTTCTTGAACTCAGTAGTAGCCTCAAAGTCAGCATCCGCTACTGTGCCTCCGTCAGCAGTAGACTTCGCAGACTCATCCTTCAAATCCTTAGCGCTGGTCGTAAAAGCGTCATCGATAGCTTTCTTTGCCTTTTGCAAGGCTTCCAAAGCTGTCTTAACATCAGCATTAGTTGGCTTTTTATCTGAATCAGCATTCGGATCTGGATTATTCACCTTGTTAATAAGATCCTGCGCAGCCTTAAACTTCTCGTTATAATCTTGAAGCTTCTTGGTGGCAGAAGTATCAGCCGTTGCATCATTACCAGTTTCGGATTGCTTCTTATACAGAGCATTCTTGTACGGAATCGACTCCTCGAATGGAGGAGTTATAGGCTTGCCTGTAGCATCCTTGTCGCCAACCTCCTTTTCAAGAGGATCAACAACAGTCTTGTACCCGTTGGTAACTGTATCCATGGCTGCTTGTAGGGTCTTAAGAGCATCATCAACTTCCTTCTGAGTCTTGCCAGTTGGATTATCAATGATGTCCTTAGCTTTCTTCAAAGCACTGTTTTCAGTGGTCTCATCCAAAGCTCCAACATCAGTTTTAGCCTTGGATTGCTTCTGCGTATCAGAGGAGTCATCTTTAAGAGCTGACGCATTCTTATACTCAGGAGTCTTCTTAAAGTCACCATTCGCAAAATCTTTAGCAGCGGTTAGCGCATCAAGATTGGTCTTGTAACCATCAGTAATAGTTTGCTTTGCCTTCTTCAAAGCCTCAAGCGCCTCGTCAACCTGCTTCTGCGTTGGGCGTTCACTGTTCTTCTTGCCTGAATCAGTTGCAGCCTTTACAAGTTCACGTGCTTTCTTGAGTGCATCCTTGTAAGCAGTAACATCGTCATTGTCCTTGTTACCTTCGCCCTTCTTAGCGTCTGCGTTCTTGAACTCTGGCGTGTTCTCGAAGTCGTTTTCACCGACGGTTTGCGCGGTGTCTGCTTTAGACTTTTCTGCCTCAGTCTTAAGCGCATCGACGTTCGTCTTGTAATCATCAAGCGCTTTACGCTTCTTATTTAGCTCTGTCAAAGCATCGTCAATCTGCTTCTGAGTTGGCTTAGCGTCGAGAGGCGTATTAGTATCATCGTGCTTTGAGAGCAACTCCTGAGCTTCGGCTAACGCCTTGTCGTAGGCTTTCTTGGCTTCCTTAGCAGCGTTGTTCCTGGTGTCATCAGGCTTGCCATCAGCAGTTAAGAAGTGAGGATCAGATGCGTTGCGATATGCGTCGGAATCCTTTGTGCCTTCAACAGCCTGCTCAGTACCCGATGCGTCTTTACCGTTCTTATCAACACTCTTCTTCAGTGCTTCAACGTTAGTATCTTGAGCCTTAAGAGCGTCACGCTTCTCATCAAGCTTCTTAAGAGCCGCATCCACCTGCGCCTGGGTAGCGGTTGGATTCGTCAAGAGCTTCTTAGCCTCAGTAAGCGCATCGTCGTAGTCTTTAGCCTTCTGCTTGATGTCATTGTATCCAGAAGTATCTTCATTGCCATCAGTACCCAGCTTGTGCGGATCCTTAGCATTCTTATACGCTGGATCGTGCTGAGTATCGGTATCCTTGTTGATGGATTCCTGCAGCTTATCGGTCTTAGTCGCAAACTTATCCAGTGCCTTCGCTGCTTCGTTCATTTCCTTAAGGATTGTGTCAACATCCCTGTTCAGAGGCTCACCGTTCTTGTGCGCCTGAATACCTTTCAGGTAGTCCTTATCGTTAGGGTCGCCATCTTTCTTCGGGATATTGCTATCAGGAATATCCTGACCATTTGCTTGATCCTTTGGAAGCTTGTTAGTAATCGCATTATGTAGCTTTTCAGCTGCATCGTCATAAGCCTTCTTAGCTTTCTTAGCAGCTTCTACATCAGCTTTTTCTGCTTCACTAGGATTTTCCTTTTCGGCAAGAGCCTTCAAGTTCTGGTACGCAGGGCTAAACTTTATAGCAATGTCATTAAATGCAGCTGCAGAAAGCTTAGAAGTGTCCGTTGCGTAGGTGTCGATAATCTTACGCGCGGCGATAAGCTGGTCTTTAACTTTGTTAACCTCGTCTTGCGTTACCGTACTATTCGGCTTATTAAGCTCCGTCATCAAATCTTTTGCAGCGTGGTAAGCGTCGTTATAGGCTTTAAAGTCCTTCGCAGCCTGAGAATCCTGACCATCAGCCTGCGCCTTATCAAACGCATTGAAATAGGCTGGCATTAGATAGCCACTGAAGTTGTCTGCAAGCGCTTTGCCAAGATCGGTTTTATCGGTAGAGTATTTGTCGGAATGAAGTGCGGTTTCAGCAGCTTCAAGCGCTTTCTTGGCGTCCTCAACATCTTTCTTGGTGGCTTTGTCGTTTGCGAGGACGTCTTTAGCTTTCTTTAAAGCGTCATCGTAATTCTTAACAGCTTGCTGAGCAGCAGTGTCATTAGTCTTATTCTTTGCATTCTTATAGAATACACTCTGCTTGCTGTCGTCATTTGGATCAGGATTATCGAAGCTCTTTTGCACGGCAGCGTCAAGAGGAGATTTGTCTGTTGCATTCTTGTCGAGCGCATCCTTAGCTTTCTTAAGATCCTCAATAGCTTTGTTTACATCCTTTTGAGAAGCGTTTGGATCCTTAGAAAGTTCGTTTGCCTTCTTTACAGCGTTATCGTAAGCTGTACGCTCATCCGACGTAGAGTTCTGGTAGGTTGGGTCGGCGGTCTTGAGCTTTTCGTCGCCTTGCTTATCAGCATCGCCCGTATTCACCTTGCCATGCTCAGCGATAGCAGCGTTAAGCTTATCCTTGTTAGTGGTGTACTTATCAAGCTCCTTACGCGCAGCATCGAGCTTTGCCTTGGCATCGTCAACAGCCTTTTGTGTGGCGTTGTCGTCAGCCTTTACTTTCTCAGCTTCAGCAAGCGCATCATCATAAGCTTTTTTAGCAGCCTTAGCTGCTTCATTCTTCTTGGTATCAGGCTTTCCATCGTCGGTCTGGAATGCTTGATCAGTAACATTCTTATACTTATCAGTAGTTACCGTACCAGGAGTTGCAGCAGTAGCGCCTTCTGGAGCCTTACCATTGGCTTCAATCGACTTATTCAGCTCTTCCTTCTTGGTAGCATCACCATCAAGAGCCTCGCGCGCCTTATTCAAAGTAATAGTCGCGTTATCAACCTCAGCCTTAAGCTCTTCGGTTAAATCAGCATCAGTTTTGTTACCAACTTTTTCAAGCGTTTTTTTAGCAGCATCAAGCGCCTTATCGTACGCATCTTTCTTCTCAGCAGACGCGTTGTAATACTTAGACTCGGTTGGAGTCTTCTTGTCAGCAGCAAGCTTGTGATCGCCAATCGACTTAGAAAGATCATCCTTCTTATTCTTCGTCTGCGGTACAAACACCACGTTGATACCCTTAGGAGTATTGCGCAAATTATACTTGTTCTCGCCATACACGTAGTTGTAGTAATACAAGCTATAAGGCTCAATAAACAAGCGCCCGAGCATGAATTTGCCTGTTTTACCAGCAACGTTTACCTTTTTGCTGTCATCGTCAAACGTAAAGTCGCCTACACTTGACTGCTCGTCACCCATCTTCTTGTTGGAGTTATCAACAGGTTTTGCAAAACCGCCATAGCTACTACCATTAAGCTTAACAAGATTTAGAACACCAATTGGCTCTCCTTTGTCGTCAACCGTGTAAGACCTGTGAGTACGTCTAGCTTGCCCGTTCGAACCTTCTCGCTTAACAGTATCAATCTCAGTTCCAAGAAGATTCTCTCGCAACTGTGGGTTATCAGTCTTCACATCAGACTTTACAGTAGCTTTCAATAAACCAAGTACGGCTTGCGTATTGATTTGTTCGCCCTTATCTGGATCGTAACGATAAACAAGCGTCTTTCCTTCTTCCATCCAAGCAAGACCTTCGTCGCTTGTGCGCCCACTAATCTTGTTATTGCTAGCATCCCAGCTAAGTGTGTAATCCTTGCGCAAATCAATCAAACGCGTAAGCTCATGCTTCTGAATGTCGGACTCAAACTGAGCATATGCTTTATCGGTTCTGATAGTAACGGTAATTTTATTTTCATTCATACCGTTGGAAATGCCCGTGTTCTGACCACCACTTGCAGTCGTATCTCCAGTAAGCCAACCAAGCGAAATCTGCTTTTCGTAGTCTTTTGCACTTAAACCAAGCTCTTGATTGTCTTTATTAGCTTCGTAAATAGCTTTCTTGATTTGCTTCAACTCAGCTTGCGAATAGCCCAAAGGATTAGCAACAACCACTGCCTTAACCTTAGAGTTTTCAGAATCACTTGGAATTGCAACTTTATCAGTAGAAACTCTTGTAAGCACTAAGTCACTCAAAGGAATCTTTGGATCATCTTGCGGACTCAAGCCATCGAAGTCGATTGTCGCAGTACCACTGCTGTCAAACGTAACTTTGTCGGTAGATACGCCGTTAAGTTTTGCAAGATTCTTTCTGATTTGAGTCTTTTGATCCTCTGTAAGCTTGCTAAAATCAACTGTATCCACAACCGGCTTCTCAATGCGAGTGCTATAGCGCACTACAGTAAGAGGTATTTCCGGAGACTTCATTCCCAAATCTGTTACAAGATACGTTTTAAGCTTTCGCTCGCCAAATGAGTAATCTCCACTATCATTAGTTTTATTAATTTCTCCAAACATAGCTCCGTCATAAGAACCCATGCCCTGCGGAATTTTTGCATCTACCGTATCTGGAGTGTTATTAACAGTGCTTTCATCAACACGTAAACCAACACCCGCTGACTTACTTTGAGCAACAAGCTGATCAGCTACACTGCTACCAGACTTATGTTCAGTAGGAAGATTTACTGCATTGTGAAGAACTTCTCGTACTTTATCTGCCGACAACCTCTCGTCATACTTTAAGACAATTGATCCTGCTGTTTTTGGCGGAACAAGCGTTGCAACACGGAAGTTATTAGATGTTTGATCATGCTGCAAATTATCCTTATCATAATACAAGAAGATTGAGCGATTTGCACAATAGCCTTGACCCGAAGATATGCCGCCATCCCTGAATGGCTGCTTCATAACCAAGTCCACACTACCGTCAGTATTCGTCTTTAACTCGTAAATTCCGGAATAGCTTTGGTGCATTTCATCTACACGAGCAGAATCAAATTCGATGATTTTCTTGTAAGCTTCAGGATCATCAGTATTAATACTATCTTTTGAATCTGGAAGAATTACTACGCGTACAACCGTCTTACCATCCGCACTCTTTGGCAAATGGTACACAACTTGCTGCTTTTCAAGATTCTCATCAAACGTGTTGCTAGGAGTTGCCCAACCATAAATATTTGGCAGGTTTTTGGAAAAAGCTACCTCATCAGGATTGTGCTCTGCACCAGCGCGATCTTCTCCCTGAGCTACTGTGCTTGCAGGAGTCTCAGGTTGCTTATTTTCATATATCGAACGCTTTGAACGACTCTTCTTTACAGTAGTTTCTGCAGGGGCGCTATTTTCCGCAGTGGTGCGACTGGTTGCATTAGTCTTATCAGTTGCAGGAGTCTTATTGGTAGTGGTCTTACTATCTACAGACTCAGTGCTCGCAGTATTCTGCTCAGCGATTTTCTTCTGCTCAGCATTATTCTCAATTTGCTTCTTACCATCAGTCTTTACTACAGACTGCACAGAAGCATTCTTACTGCTAGTTAAATTCTGTTCGGTCTTAGACTTGTTATCCTGAGTCTCGGCAACATTCTTGTCTGTAGCAACCTTCTTATCAGCCTGATCATTCTTAGCCGCAGAAGGCTCAGCTTTCTTAGAATCCTCAATCTTAGAAGCATCATCCTTCTTAGTAGTTTCGGTCGCAGTCTTATCAGAATCCTTAGAGCCCTCAGCCTCAGCATTCTTCTTAGCAACTAAATTCTGCTCCTTTGTAGAATCATTCGTATTAACAGGAGCAACATTAGCCTCCACAGCCATTGCAGGAGTTGCGCCAAAAGCAATCGCAGCGCCAGCAATTACGCCAGCAGCGCCAGCCGAAAGAGCAGCCACCTTACGCATATCAACAGCCTTTTCAATCGCTTTACTTACTACAGCATCTAACTTCACAGTATTCGCATGCTTTCTGGATTTTGATACCATGATATACTTCTTTCACTTAGTAATCCGATAACGAGGCAGATTCGCATGCCCGCCTATAGACATGCAAAATGCAAATTTTCAACAACGCTAATTTAAAATTTTCATAGCGCACGTTTATAAAATCGCAAGCTATCTTTGTTAGGTTATTATAACAATTTAAAAATTTTTTTGAAGTCAAATAACATATGTTTAAATCAAAAAAGCCTATAGTACCCCCCCCCCCCCCCAAGCCATATTTTTCAACGGTTTTAGGGATTAATATTTTTTTGTAAATATTTTGAATAGGGGCGTTTTTTCACAACTTTTCATTAACCAATCTAAACATTTGTTATGATACAAATCACATTTTTAGACCCTCTGTAGTGGGTTTTCGTTCGCCGCAAGCATCAACTTTTTCCGCTTTTTGTACGTGATTTAGATCAAATTTGGTACAAAGTGCGTCAACTTTTTCCGCACTTTGTAGCTCAACACGTCGATTAGAACTACAAACGCGGGAAACCGCGCGCGAGACTGCGCAAAGCAAGGTAGAGATTCGAGATTTTTCGCACTGAATGAGATGTATCGCTCGCGCGTTACAGCGCGCTCACGTCTTCGCTTGCGTTGAAAGCACACTGTGCTTTCAACTTTGAGCAAGCTCAGCGAATCGAAGTGCATTCGCGCGCTACGCTTTAAGCGCTCATGCAAGTCGATTCGCAGTCCTCCGATGGTGATTCATCGAATGAAGAAGAAAAATCTCGAATATCGGTGATAAAAACCACGCAAAAGTCCTAGATATTCAGAAGGTTTGATGTATTTCTATACGAGCAATAAAAGAGGAGCGTAGCGACGGGACTTGCGAGGAGAGAAATACATCAAACCTCGCGCAACAACAAATGGGTAATATCGCTCGCGTTATATTTGCATCACGAGCGAGACAAATCTAACGAAATTAAGCCAAAAAACGTTACAAATATCTCATCAATGATGCAAATATAACGAATTTGGGTCAAAAAACGTTACAAATGCCTCACGAGCGAGACATATGTAACAAATCTTGGGAAAAGCACAAAGCGCTCAGGCAGGTCGATTCGCACGCAGAATAATAAAAAGCTCTGTGTGAGTCACAGCAAGTAAAACTCGCCACAACTCACACAGAGCCAATGCTTAAGATCAATCCAAATGGATTGCCTCCCAACGCAAATACAACGCAAATCCTACAAAACTCGCAACACTCGCGTGGGAAGCTGGAACACGTTTAACTACTCAGCTACAACCTTAACAGTAAAGGAAGCGCTGATTTCTGGGTGAAGAGCCACAGTTGCTGGGAATTCGCCAGTGGTCTTGATTGCAGCAACGCTAATAGCGCGTGCTTCAACGGCGGCCTTTGGTGCCAAAGCAGCAGCAATCTTATCGGCGGAAATACCACCGAAGAGCTTGCCAGACTCGCTCACCTTAGCGGCGATTTCTACAACAGCGCCTTCGATTGCGGCCTTAGCTGCAACAGCCTCTTCGCGAGTGGCAACAGCCTTAGCCAAGCGAGCGCGGCGCATTGCTTCAATCTGGGAAGCAGCACCCTTATTCCATGCAAAAGCTAAGCCTTGTGGAATCAAGTAGTTACGTGCGTAACCAGCCTTAACAGTAATAACGTCACCAGAGTGACCCAAGTTTGCAACGGTCTTGGTGAGAATAACCTTGGTTTCTGCCATGTTCTTATCCTCTCAATCAGCGACCAGTGGTGGCGTATGGGAGCAAAGCCATTTCGCGAGCGTTCTTAACTGCCTTCGCGATCTTGCGCTGTTCCTGTACGGTTACACCAGTAATACGACGGGAACGAATCTTGCCGCGGTCCGAAACGAACTTACGCAACAAAGCAACGTCCTTGTAATCAATTTCAGTAATCTTGGCAGCCTTCAAAGGATTTGGCTTCTTTTTGAAAGGCTTGACCGGTGGTTGCGGCCTCTTACGTGACATAGGATGTCCTCTCTCAAATGCGTTATAAACATTTATTTTTGTTTACACGCTAAACTGATGTTTTTAAGTTTATAAAAGTCAATTTTTAGTTAGATTTTAAATCAAATTCTAAATTATGTTTTAGATTAGACTAACAAGCGCCCAACTAGATAGTCGCAAGCAACCGCGGATTAACCGCCATTATCTCGCCTAGTAAGCTAGTAAACTAGAACTCTGGCTCTTCGTCTGATCCACCAAAATCGGAGCTGGCTCCAAACGTTGCAAATCCGCCATTTGATGGAGCAGAAGCACTCCACGGGTCTTCAACGTTTACGCCCTGATTAGCGCCATTTTGCGCATTCATTCCAGCACCAGCAGCCGCACTATTCGCATAATTCGCGCCGCCAGCATAACCGCCAGTGTATCCACCAGCATTCATACCAGCTCCAGCACCAGCGCCCTGATTGAATCCATTATTGTTCCCAGCAAAACCGCCTTTAGAGCTCAAACGATTAACTTGAGCAGTAGCAAATCGCAGGGATGGCCCAATTTCATCAATCATCAAATCGATGCTGTATCGCTTTTCGTTGCTGTTTTTATCAACGTAGTTGTTTGCACGCAATCTGCCCTGAACAATAACACGCATTCCCTTTGTAAGCGTTTGCGCGCAATGCTCAGCTAAGTCTCCCCATGCAACACATCTAAGCGATAATGGTGTGCCATTAATGTAGCTATTTGTTCTTCTGTCAAAAGTCGAAGAATTAGACACAATTGTGAAAGAAGTTCTAACACTGCCGTTAGAACTGGTGGCAGTTTCTGGCTCTTTAGCCAAATTTCCAATCACCGTTATAACAGTTTCTCCAGCCATTGCAGCCTCATTCCCTACTTTAAGACTTTTCTTACTTTGAGATTTTAGAACAAAAATCCAACTTTATTTTGACTTTACTTTGCGTCCTTGCGAAGAATCTTCGTGCGGACTACAGATTCGTTAAGATTCAAAACACGGTCAAGCTCGTCGCTAAGAGCTGGCTCAGCAGTGTAATTCACTACAACGTAGTTGCCTTCAGTCTTGCCGTCAATCTCATAGGCAAGCTTACGACGACCCCAGTAGTCGGTACCGTCAACGGAACCGCCCTCTTTGGTGACAAGCTCAAGATACTGCTCGGTCAACTTCTTAAGACCGCGCTCATCAAGCTCTGGATCGGCAATGAACATCAGTTCATACTTATGTGCAGACATCACCCACCTCCTTCGGACTATTCGGCTGTGGAATTTCCACAGCAGGAGTGTGTTTGCAAATCGTTCGCAAATTAAGTTATTACGCAATATTTTTTGCATATTTAATTTTACGAACAACCTATTAAGTCTACATCATGCTGGCGACTCGCCACCGCGCAGCTAATCAACAACACTAATGAGCGTAAATATTTCTGTGCTTCA from Gardnerella vaginalis ATCC 14018 = JCM 11026 includes these protein-coding regions:
- the rpsF gene encoding 30S ribosomal protein S6 translates to MSAHKYELMFIADPELDERGLKKLTEQYLELVTKEGGSVDGTDYWGRRKLAYEIDGKTEGNYVVVNYTAEPALSDELDRVLNLNESVVRTKILRKDAK
- the ssb gene encoding single-stranded DNA-binding protein, encoding MAGETVITVIGNLAKEPETATSSNGSVRTSFTIVSNSSTFDRRTNSYINGTPLSLRCVAWGDLAEHCAQTLTKGMRVIVQGRLRANNYVDKNSNEKRYSIDLMIDEIGPSLRFATAQVNRLSSKGGFAGNNNGFNQGAGAGAGMNAGGYTGGYAGGANYANSAAAGAGMNAQNGANQGVNVEDPWSASAPSNGGFATFGASSDFGGSDEEPEF